Sequence from the Gadus chalcogrammus isolate NIFS_2021 chromosome 21, NIFS_Gcha_1.0, whole genome shotgun sequence genome:
tgtgtgtgtgtgtgtgtgtgtgtgtgtgtgtgtgtgtgtgtgtgtgtgtgtgtgtgtgtgtgtgtgtgtgtgtgtgtgtgtgtgtgtgtgtgaatgtgtgtgtgtgtgtgtgtgtgtgtgtgcatgtgtgtgtgtgtgtgtgtcggtgtgtaggTGGTGCTTATTATGACATCATGTTGTGTTTAGCAAAATCGTCTTACATATGTATAAGACATGAATAGAAATGAATAGGCCTactttgtctttttttaaatgagcaTTATCTTCCTTCATTCTCTCCTTTTGTAATTGAGTGTGTCTTTTTGGGTGTGTcaactttcactctctctctttcactctctttctcaccctccctctctctccctctgtcccatgCTGTTTCCGTATGTTTAGTGTAACATCTAGAGGTCCAATAGTCGACTttaatgtgtgtgcctgcgtgcgtgtgtgttcgtgcgtgtgcttgtttgtgtgcatgcactaTTTCCACCTCATTCAAGGATCTATGTAATGCACATCCACATATTAACATCCATAATGGATGACAAAGGTcaacgcagtgtgtgtgtgtgtgtcccctcacCGTATGAAGCTGGTCTTGCCGGTGGAGTACTgtcccaccagcagcaccatggGCTTGTTGTCAAAGTCGGCATCCTCAAGGGCAGGGGAGTGGAActcgtggaacttgtagcactCTTCCAGGGGCAGCAGCTTGGTCTTGTAGAGTTTCTTGAGGCCCTCGCTGACCGTCGCAAACACCTCGGGGTCCTTCTTCCTCCGGTCGTCTGTGCCCAGCCAGCTGAACATGGTGCCTCGCTCCTCCTCGCTTTCTGTTTACCGCCGCTTGATGGATTATTGATGGTGGCTGGTCTGGACCGGTCGTGGATCAGGTGCTGTGTGATGTAATCAGGGGTTAAAGGGCAGTTGGGATGGTAGCCTAGAAGAACATTTATAGGATTAGCAGGTGATGTGGATCTCCGTTCAGGTCTGCCAATGCACGACACAGAACCCTGGAAGCAATGAGTCACACGTGTAGTTTCAGCTCCCACATGTAGTCCTTTGCATACTTAAATGTTGTGGTCTATCGTGAAATGTATGATCTGTGTAGCCTATATACATAGATCATCTAAATATTAGATTTGTAATAACACATAGGCCGATGTCAGGTGCGTCAATGTGAATGGAATAGGCTATTAAATCTTAAAGAGTTGAAATAGGCtagtatatattaattattgcaGTCCACCAAATGTCTATCTATGTACGACAGGATACTAGGCTAGgtctaaaataattaaaaaaaaagggtgtcGTTAAAAAGCCTCTTCATTCAATCCACCGATTATTGTAAATCTTCCAAGGATATTCAACCTATTATGGCCGTGCTaaaatatgtttgttttttacacAACATATTGTGAAACGACAAGCCTTAATTATTGTTCTAACACAGACTTCCACTTTACCCGCTATTCAGTCCAAATTTCGTCCATTGGACAGCAGATGTATCCCAGAGATGATGCACCGTGCAAGGTACTCTTTGTAATGGTATTGTTCGGTCCTTGACGCAATCTATGCCGGAAAACCCTTCAATAAACGCGCATGGGATAAtttcgaaaaaaaaaatctccttcTACGAAGATGCTTTCTCCCACTCAGCAATGATAGTGAATGTTGAGGCTGACGTTGTGCAGCTTCATTTAAATGCGGAGTGCAGGAAACATAAGCCGGGCGGAAATGCACGTCTATCGGCAAAGCCCCACCCAGGCGTCTGCGACACCACGCCATCACGTCGGTTCAACGAGGAGAACGCTACAGAGGGGGAGGTGTTGTGggggatagatggagagagggatgttTGGAGGACCAGCTGATGGTTTGCAGTGCTCCCCCTAGTGGTCATAAAAGTCGTGAAGAGGGAGCGAAGAGAAGAGAATAGTAGAAAAGAGGAAGAGATTAACTACAATTGCATGGACTGTAGTGTTtatatattcattttttatttaaaatcgAAGGGCTCGTGTCTAGTAGCCTAGGACATATAGAAAATACATGAAGTTCACAATCTTAAACCTGAGTAAAAACAGTTGATTCAACTGATACATCCTGAAGGTTTTACATAGAATCGGTGTCTATAGTCGAAGGTTGGACTGAAAGATCTTATAACAATCCAATGCAACACATTATTATTGTAGATGGACAAAAGCACTACAGAACCATACATTTTACTTCAAATAATTTCTAGAATAAAAAGCATAAGCGCTCATGTAGTAACACGGTGGACAGAGTGAGTGGGCATTCAAGTGCTAAAGTTTTACTTCATCTAAAAACCATCGTATAATGTCACGGATAATATAAACAATACTAATAATATGATGATAAGAGCTAAAATAGTTTATGTTCTTTGTTGGCCCACATatatcttgaaaaaaaaaaaactacaacataatattataataatcccATCAATGGAGTTACAAAACACCTTAATTTTCGGTAAAACATTGATATTCACCGGGATTCTGGAATGCATTGAAGTCAGCGATTTTAATCCGTCATTCGCTGTCCGCCAAGAGCCAGTGAGAAGAAGTAGGTTAAAGAGGTCAGTGATGGGTCAATGTGCCCTACTCCACTCCTCCACTACCCTCCAGGAGGAGTCATGATGGAGGTTACATCACGATGGAGGATTTCACCCCCATCCATAAAACATGCTTTAACTGAGCCTGAACTAATAAGATCCCAATAGAATCTTTGCATACATGTACTTCAAATTCTAGGAAGGGTCACCATTATACAGAAATAGTCTATCGTTTcaataataacacaaataataataataaaatcgaAAGAGTACGATTTTTTCATAATTATTGAGTTTGTCATTTGTCAAAGGCTAATAAAAGGACACTGTTGTGCATAATAAAGTGTATAATAAAAAGTATGCATCTCCTATATATACTAAACTATATACGTCAATACAAAGGAGGTGAGTGGTGTCCGTGCTCCTTGGTCCCTACTCGTCCACCACCACTACGCTCCAGTTGGCCAGCAAGGTTCCCATCTCCAATTCCATTGCCCTCGcgttctctctctgctcctccgaCCCTTGCCGCACAAACACGTTCTCCAGCCTCACgcctcctgtccctccctctgctcccgcctcctgctcctcctcctcctcctcctcccctcctctgctcccGGGCTGTCCCGCTCCTAGCAGCCAGCGATCCAAACCTCCCTCTGCCCACGCCCATGTCTCGGGAAGCATGAACACTCCACTCTCAGGGTCCCAATGGATCATGCCtgcgtcctcgtcctcctcctcctcgtcctcctcccccctacccctcccttctccctcccccccatgccCCAGCCCCTCCCTGGGGTCCTCCGAGCCCTCTTGTCCGCCCCCGACCGGATCCCCTCTGACGAATCCGTAGTCCGTGCCTCCCGCCTCGTGGCAGTCCTCCCAGGGTGGCTCTGGCTCCGGGGACGCGCCCCGACCTTGCAGGGCGTAGCACAGCAGGTCCGGGAGCACGCCCCGACCCTGCGAGGCGTAGCCAATGGGCGATTGCGGCCCGTAGGCGCTGTCGGGCGTCGGCGGCGTCGGCGGCgtcggtggcggcggcggcttgGGGTGGTAAGGGCCGACGTAGATGGGGTCCAAGTGCTCGGGAGTGTAAGTTGTCGGAGGGAAGGAGTGGCACGTTGGttcctggggaggagggggggggaaccagAAAAACATGAATGTTAGGGTTTGGAGCGTTCTCAGAGTCATCCGAGATGCGGACGATAACTGATCTTCCTGGGTGTGACTGCATGCTGTGGGCATTGCATTACAACAACGTTATGTATACATACCAACTGTCACTGTGTAGTATGGTGAAGGATatgggtgtacgtgtgtgagtgtgtgtattttaccAGTGCCTGTGGCCATTTCTCCTCCTTGCCCCACACCAGGTAATGGATGAAGTAGGCCCCGACTCCGAGCACGCATATGCAACACAACGGAACCACGATCCCCACAACCACGCTCCTCAGCTGGCTGATGAACGGgtctggagagagagcaggaagagACGCCTGTTCTTTACCTCTACACACCATGGCTGCTTAGGTACTCACACACTTCGGGTGCATTCAGAAATGTACCGTGAGTTGATCAATTTGATGACGAGTGTGTACAGCAAAAGTTCCCCGTTCAAGTGCACAAAGACTTGATGGTGTCGCTTGAATGCACGGATCACTGTGCAAGCTCAACCTTCCTTCAACAAACTTCCTGTGTTTGCATTGTACGTCATGAAGTCAACCATATTGAATCACCTACCTTCATGAACAATGTATTGCATATGTTGCAAAAGGATTTGCCAGGGATGCACAATAATTACTTTTTGTCAATGATACAATGATACGATGACCAATAACTATGTGCTTCGCATGGCCGGTTACAGACAAGATAACCGATTGCTTAATAACCACATCCACTACACTGCATGACTTTACTAATTTCAGACGTTGGACATAATAAGCGAGTCAACAGTGAGCAACGCTTCTAAAGCCCTATGGTTAAGCCAACAGAAGCAATATTGGCCTCCTGTTATCGGCTCTATTTATCGGCTATCATTTAGTTATTGGAATAAAACATAGTAATACAACATACAAATATGCATTTGGCCCCCCTCCTGTTCAGCCATATTTCTAGCAGACCTGGCCCGAGATGAGCCCATCACAATCATGTATCTAATATGTGGCTGGTTTAATACGATGACGCACACTAAGGGAGCGTCAGTGAGTCATTTTTGTATACAACCGAGATGGCTGCCGCGGATGTGGTACACGTTATGTTGCTCTGGTGGGTTGTAGGTCCAGCCAATTGTGTCCAGAGGCACTATTGGTCTGGCCTGTTGATAACACCCCTTCGAAATCGAAAATGAACCGCGAAGTTCCAGACTAATGGCGATTGCATGGCTACAATTTGTCAGCCTACAATTGATCAGACCCAATATATACTGTATCTTGCATCACTAAAATAGACAGTTTGCTAAAAGGAACGTGACAGGTCTGGGCGCTTAAATTGAGAGATGCcggaaaacaaagaaagaatcCTTTCAAGGTTGACATAAACACAAGGAGATTACAATCACATTTCTGTGGTGAATAGATATTTTGAATTGTCGTTTCCCCCCCTTTCCTGTTCAGCAACATTCCTTTCAATCATCCTCTGAACATTACTGACAACCAGTTtttacacacccatacacaccaatacacacacatacaaactgtaCCATGAGGTGTTTTGAGGCAGTGCCAGGTGGAGGGCTGGCATTCGATTAGCATGGAGTTGAACCTGGTCCGGGCGGAGAAGCAGTACTCTGTGTCATAGTCCATCAGGCGGTACACGTATCGACCGGAGGAGAATGGGATATGttgctgcacacacatacatttgaacacacacacacacgcacacacacacacacagattacacTTTGGATCTTCATCGATCATCATTACATCCTTCAGTGTAAAATTATGTAGTTAGATACTGATATTTAGGGTGTaaatataacaatataaatcAAGATTACGAATTACTTTGGAAATGAAAACTGAATTTTGTGTTTTGCAGTGAGCTCGGTCGGGGGGGGGCATCTTGCCCAGGTATCACACCCAGCCATATCTTTAGCCTAGAGAGGGTGTAGGTGGTTTGTGATTGGCTTGGTGTAGTCACAGTAACCCAATAGGAAATAGATTGTTACACCTTTTTGTGCTGACCCTGAAATTGAGCAGAGAACTTGTGTAACCACAGAGGGACTCTGATGGTTGTTTTGTGTATCTTGCGTGAGCCCAGGAACAAGGTGTTGAACAAGGTATTGACTTATTCAATTACCATCCGTGTACCTACCGTCAAGTTTTTGCTGTCAGCGATGTGAATGGAGAGGTTAAAGGCCATCTGAGGGTAGACTTCCAACATGGTCATCTCTGGCTTGCTGTTGTCTGGCTGGTATCTCATTGGTGACTTCATGTTTACAAT
This genomic interval carries:
- the il20ra gene encoding interleukin-20 receptor subunit alpha, which codes for MEKWTMVLVFHVGALYNAAFCSPPMPVDVWFSSINLQNSLHWLPGEHTPPGTYFRVQYAIYGERWRVVPHCRELELTRCDLTNQTQDLEQGYFARVRAIDRTGSSKWKKTQKRFDPKTDTILGPPLVTLEMKGNSAIVNMKSPMRYQPDNSKPEMTMLEVYPQMAFNLSIHIADSKNLTQHIPFSSGRYVYRLMDYDTEYCFSARTRFNSMLIECQPSTWHCLKTPHDPFISQLRSVVVGIVVPLCCICVLGVGAYFIHYLVWGKEEKWPQALEPTCHSFPPTTYTPEHLDPIYVGPYHPKPPPPPTPPTPPTPDSAYGPQSPIGYASQGRGVLPDLLCYALQGRGASPEPEPPWEDCHEAGGTDYGFVRGDPVGGGQEGSEDPREGLGVLCRALADLNGDPHHLLIL